The Flavobacteriales bacterium genome includes a region encoding these proteins:
- a CDS encoding DUF3341 domain-containing protein — protein sequence MLEKELILGVYDDGDKLLNAVHKLRKKGVEIFDCYTPYPVHNLDKEMGINRSNLTVGAFICGFLGFISGLLLQFYMMTNELHTFKSWPMIIGGKPQDYTVLPSMIPVTFELTVLFTAFGMAFLFFAKSRMIHGKIAEIVDPRVTNDRLFVGIEPSALHGISRSELDAIMNETGALEIRNYNGSSEVNTSSAEASQPKVEESKVVETSADLSEEERTEKMSFLKSVVGEFSADNMDDLKQINGVGPVYEKQLHELGIYSFEQVAKLTADAIKSIEDLTKYFPGKIEREDWVGQAKNLMNK from the coding sequence ATGTTAGAAAAAGAATTAATATTAGGTGTTTACGACGACGGAGATAAACTTCTCAACGCCGTTCATAAACTTAGAAAAAAAGGTGTAGAAATATTTGATTGCTACACACCTTATCCCGTTCACAATTTGGATAAGGAAATGGGTATTAACCGTTCAAATCTTACGGTAGGTGCTTTTATCTGTGGTTTTCTTGGATTCATTAGTGGATTGTTATTGCAATTTTACATGATGACCAATGAGCTGCATACCTTTAAAAGTTGGCCGATGATTATTGGTGGTAAACCGCAAGATTACACGGTTTTGCCAAGTATGATTCCGGTTACCTTTGAGTTGACCGTATTGTTTACGGCATTTGGTATGGCTTTCTTGTTTTTTGCAAAAAGTAGAATGATACATGGCAAGATTGCCGAAATTGTTGACCCACGGGTTACAAACGATAGATTGTTTGTAGGTATTGAGCCTTCCGCACTTCACGGCATCTCTCGAAGCGAATTAGACGCCATAATGAATGAGACCGGTGCTCTCGAAATAAGAAACTACAACGGCAGTAGCGAAGTCAATACTTCATCAGCCGAGGCATCTCAACCAAAAGTTGAAGAGTCAAAGGTGGTTGAAACAAGTGCTGACCTGTCAGAAGAAGAACGTACGGAGAAAATGTCGTTCTTGAAGTCGGTGGTTGGGGAATTTTCAGCCGACAATATGGACGACTTGAAACAAATTAATGGCGTTGGGCCAGTTTACGAAAAACAACTTCACGAACTTGGTATCTACAGCTTTGAGCAAGTTGCTAAATTGACAGCCGACGCAATTAAATCTATCGAAGATTTAACAAAATATTTCCCCGGAAAAATTGAGCGAGAAGATTGGGTAGGTCAGGCTAAAAACTTAATGAATAAGTAA
- a CDS encoding ATP-binding cassette domain-containing protein, which translates to MLSVSNLSLRFGKRVLFDEVNVKFTEGNCYGIIGANGAGKSTFLKILSGEIDSTTGDVSITPGQRMAVLKQDHFEFDEFRVLETVIMGHKELYAIMKEKEAIYAKEDFSDEDGIKASELEEKFGEMNGWMAESEAGELLSSLGVSEEYHYLNIEDLSNNLKVRVLLAQALFGNPDILLLDEPTNDLDVETISWLENFLAESKNIVIVVSHDRHFLDAVCTHIADIDFKKIRVYGGSYTFWYESSQLALRQQQQANKKAEERKKELQSFIERFSANVKKSKQATARKKMLDKLNVDEIQPSSRRYPAILFDQEREAGDQILNISGLSLKGYFKDINFSVYKGEKIAILSRNSLAVTNFYRVLNGEVKPDSGNIEWGITIQPAYLPNENDGYFTADLNLVDWLRQYSTEKDETFIRGFLGKMLFSGEEVFKKSNVLSGGEKVRCMISRLMLARPNLLMLDEPTNHLDLESITAFNEGLKNYKGSVLFTSHDHTFMQSIADRIIEITPNGMIDKKTDFDTYIEDEELRERREKLYID; encoded by the coding sequence ATGCTTTCAGTTTCTAATTTATCCCTTCGATTTGGAAAAAGAGTTTTGTTTGATGAAGTAAATGTGAAGTTTACTGAAGGCAACTGCTATGGAATAATTGGAGCAAATGGAGCCGGAAAATCAACCTTTTTAAAAATACTTTCGGGCGAAATTGATTCTACAACGGGCGATGTTTCGATAACCCCCGGACAACGAATGGCCGTGTTAAAACAGGACCACTTCGAGTTTGACGAGTTTCGGGTATTAGAAACCGTAATTATGGGGCATAAAGAATTGTATGCCATCATGAAAGAAAAAGAAGCCATTTATGCAAAAGAAGATTTTAGCGACGAAGACGGAATTAAGGCTTCAGAATTAGAAGAAAAATTCGGCGAAATGAACGGCTGGATGGCCGAAAGCGAAGCAGGCGAACTGCTCAGTTCTTTGGGCGTTTCAGAAGAATATCACTACCTAAATATAGAAGATTTGAGCAACAACCTAAAGGTAAGGGTTTTGTTGGCTCAAGCCTTATTTGGCAATCCGGATATTCTATTGCTCGATGAGCCTACCAACGACTTGGACGTAGAAACTATTTCCTGGTTAGAAAATTTCTTAGCAGAGTCAAAAAACATTGTAATTGTTGTATCGCACGACCGGCACTTTTTGGATGCCGTTTGCACACATATAGCCGATATTGATTTTAAGAAAATTCGGGTTTATGGAGGCAGTTATACCTTTTGGTATGAGTCGAGTCAATTGGCATTGAGACAGCAGCAGCAAGCCAATAAAAAGGCCGAAGAACGTAAAAAGGAATTACAATCATTCATTGAGCGGTTTAGTGCCAACGTAAAAAAATCAAAACAGGCCACTGCCCGTAAAAAAATGTTGGACAAACTGAATGTTGACGAAATTCAACCATCAAGCCGCCGTTATCCTGCCATATTGTTTGACCAAGAAAGAGAGGCCGGCGACCAAATTTTGAATATCTCTGGCCTTTCGTTAAAAGGGTATTTCAAAGACATAAACTTTAGTGTTTATAAAGGCGAGAAAATTGCCATATTGTCGAGAAACAGTTTGGCGGTTACCAACTTTTATCGTGTTTTGAACGGAGAAGTGAAACCTGATAGTGGCAACATAGAGTGGGGAATTACCATTCAACCGGCCTATTTGCCAAACGAAAACGACGGATATTTTACCGCTGATTTGAACTTGGTTGATTGGCTGAGACAATATTCTACAGAGAAGGATGAAACCTTTATACGTGGTTTTTTGGGTAAAATGCTTTTTAGTGGCGAAGAGGTGTTTAAGAAAAGCAATGTGTTGAGTGGGGGAGAAAAGGTGCGTTGCATGATTTCAAGATTAATGCTTGCAAGGCCAAACCTTTTGATGCTTGATGAGCCTACAAATCACCTTGATTTGGAATCGATCACCGCATTTAACGAAGGTTTGAAAAACTATAAAGGGTCGGTTTTGTTTACCTCGCACGACCACACCTTTATGCAATCTATTGCCGACAGAATTATTGAAATAACACCAAACGGAATGATAGACAAGAAAACCGACTTTGACACGTATATAGAAGACGAAGAACTAAGAGAACGACGAGAAAAATTATACATTGATTAA
- a CDS encoding FKBP-type peptidyl-prolyl cis-trans isomerase, with the protein MEGTQAQVNSELAQASEATGKLVGNNIKSGGFEKLDMNAFMAGLQMAYDSNLSPDDLQNASKIMNDFLTKQLSKVGSEWLAENAKKDGVISLPSGLQYKVIKQGSGAVAADGDQVSAHYTGKLIDGKIFDSSVERGEPLTIGVNQVIRGWTEALKMMPEGSKWELYIPYNLAYGERGSPPAIPPYSTLIFEIELIDVIGK; encoded by the coding sequence ATGGAGGGAACTCAGGCACAAGTAAATTCCGAATTGGCACAAGCATCTGAAGCCACGGGCAAATTGGTTGGAAACAACATTAAAAGTGGCGGTTTTGAAAAACTGGATATGAACGCTTTTATGGCAGGTTTACAGATGGCTTACGACAGCAACTTATCTCCTGATGATTTGCAGAATGCCAGCAAAATAATGAACGACTTTTTGACAAAGCAATTGTCGAAAGTTGGCAGCGAGTGGTTGGCAGAAAATGCCAAAAAAGATGGTGTTATTTCCCTGCCAAGTGGCTTGCAATACAAAGTAATAAAGCAGGGCAGTGGAGCAGTTGCCGCAGACGGAGATCAAGTTTCAGCCCATTACACCGGAAAACTGATTGACGGAAAAATATTTGATAGTTCTGTAGAAAGAGGGGAGCCATTAACCATTGGAGTTAATCAAGTAATCCGTGGTTGGACAGAGGCTTTAAAGATGATGCCGGAAGGCTCTAAATGGGAACTTTACATACCCTACAACTTGGCTTATGGCGAGCGTGGAAGCCCTCCTGCAATACCTCCATATTCAACATTGATTTTCGAAATTGAGTTGATTGATGTTATTGGAAAGTAA
- a CDS encoding c-type cytochrome, whose protein sequence is MKLKLNSVNVWIMASVVASTSMVGCTAGGNNPGLEYAPQMYISKAYEAYTQRDEMQYNPYGMTMRVPVNGTVARGQVGFFDYKEGYEAAASWSNPVAATRKNVLTDGKKLYNINCQHCHGATGKNDGGVIKSNQYAPPPWDGYSSDYIKNLPDGQAFHTITFGKGNMGSHAYALTPEERWKVLHYVRFLGAGADEKNFTFAQEETKSTTQTMNVSGQTVGSEELVDMNPKGMGGRIDLGADAQKIQNAIGHVKFGALQYLDFKKESEPHLDVIADFMKSHPEYKAVVTGYAAPSMNIGGKAAGEIGLIRAKTVCKYLASKGISMEHLTPKSGADTEVAGSNETKEGREENRRVEIYFIK, encoded by the coding sequence ATGAAATTGAAACTTAATTCAGTAAATGTATGGATTATGGCTTCGGTTGTAGCATCTACATCAATGGTAGGTTGCACGGCAGGGGGCAATAATCCAGGATTGGAATATGCTCCGCAGATGTATATTTCAAAAGCGTATGAAGCATATACTCAACGGGATGAAATGCAATACAATCCTTATGGAATGACCATGCGGGTTCCAGTAAACGGAACTGTGGCTAGAGGTCAGGTTGGATTTTTTGACTACAAAGAAGGATATGAGGCAGCGGCATCCTGGTCAAATCCGGTGGCAGCCACCCGAAAAAATGTTTTGACCGATGGTAAAAAATTATATAACATCAATTGCCAACATTGCCATGGGGCAACCGGCAAAAACGATGGCGGGGTTATAAAAAGTAATCAATATGCACCTCCACCATGGGATGGCTATAGCTCTGACTATATTAAAAACTTACCCGATGGACAGGCATTTCACACCATTACCTTCGGTAAAGGAAACATGGGTTCTCATGCGTATGCTTTAACACCCGAAGAAAGATGGAAAGTACTTCATTACGTAAGATTTTTAGGTGCAGGTGCCGATGAAAAGAACTTTACATTTGCCCAGGAGGAAACCAAAAGCACCACGCAAACAATGAATGTTTCTGGTCAAACGGTTGGAAGTGAAGAATTGGTAGATATGAACCCAAAAGGAATGGGGGGCAGAATTGACTTGGGAGCGGATGCTCAAAAAATTCAAAATGCCATTGGCCATGTTAAGTTTGGTGCATTACAATATTTAGACTTCAAAAAAGAAAGCGAACCTCATTTAGATGTGATTGCTGATTTTATGAAATCGCACCCCGAATATAAAGCGGTAGTAACCGGATATGCTGCTCCATCAATGAATATTGGTGGTAAAGCCGCTGGCGAAATTGGTCTAATTCGTGCCAAAACAGTGTGTAAATATTTGGCATCTAAAGGAATTTCGATGGAGCATTTAACACCTAAAAGTGGGGCTGATACCGAAGTTGCCGGAAGTAACGAAACCAAAGAGGGTAGAGAAGAAAATAGAAGAGTAGAAATTTATTTCATAAAATAG
- a CDS encoding quinol:cytochrome C oxidoreductase, whose protein sequence is MGHHHITEVKEEKFEFTSRSRMFVGLVFIVGLILTFVGFSKMKSTNEHGNKHAKVEHVEQNVIHAVANQEGNGEQHGAEHSAAAGNEANREGGEHAGGHHETWKMRFWANLLLNSYYFMLFALAAVFFIAVNYAANAGWSTLLKRVIESISSYLPVAIVILMIVVFMGKDYIYHHWWPKIGLKPGDAGYDALIEKKSWFLSKGWLMVGAPVIMIIWVLFRTILVRFSHKEDVEGGTSFFRKSVNVSAGFLVFFAFTFSILSWILIMSIDAHWYSTIFSVYNFAIAFVTGLTVICFFTLYLKSKGYMEIVSDEVIHDLGKFMFAFSIFWAYIWLAQFLLIWYANISEEGIYYTFRLEHFKPMFRVNILMNFFLPFLILMMRNAKRNPKVLLVAGTIILFGHWLDLFLMIMPGVVGETAHIGLLEIGMTMAFAGLFIYWVLHNLSRKNLYAANHPYLLESANHDVGV, encoded by the coding sequence ATGGGACACCATCATATTACAGAAGTAAAAGAAGAAAAATTTGAGTTTACCAGCCGCTCTAGAATGTTTGTGGGCTTGGTATTCATTGTTGGATTGATTCTTACGTTTGTTGGTTTTTCAAAAATGAAAAGTACCAACGAGCATGGCAATAAACACGCAAAGGTGGAACATGTTGAGCAAAATGTTATTCACGCGGTGGCCAATCAAGAAGGAAACGGTGAGCAACACGGAGCAGAACATTCAGCTGCCGCAGGTAATGAAGCAAACCGCGAGGGTGGCGAACATGCGGGCGGGCATCACGAAACTTGGAAAATGCGTTTTTGGGCAAACCTATTGCTCAACTCATACTATTTCATGTTGTTTGCACTGGCTGCCGTATTCTTTATTGCCGTAAACTATGCTGCAAACGCAGGATGGTCAACCTTGCTAAAGCGGGTAATTGAATCAATTTCATCGTATCTTCCCGTAGCTATCGTTATTTTAATGATAGTGGTTTTTATGGGAAAAGATTACATCTATCACCATTGGTGGCCAAAAATTGGATTAAAACCGGGCGATGCAGGATACGATGCTTTGATTGAAAAGAAATCTTGGTTTTTGAGCAAAGGATGGTTAATGGTTGGAGCTCCGGTAATAATGATTATCTGGGTTTTATTTCGAACCATTTTAGTTCGTTTCTCACACAAAGAAGACGTGGAAGGTGGTACTTCTTTCTTTAGAAAAAGTGTAAACGTTTCAGCAGGATTCTTGGTTTTCTTTGCTTTCACTTTCTCTATTCTAAGCTGGATTTTGATTATGAGCATTGATGCCCACTGGTATAGTACTATTTTCTCTGTTTACAACTTTGCCATTGCATTTGTAACGGGTTTAACGGTAATCTGTTTCTTTACATTATACCTTAAATCAAAAGGATATATGGAAATTGTTTCTGACGAGGTTATTCATGACTTGGGTAAATTTATGTTTGCCTTCTCTATTTTCTGGGCATATATTTGGTTGGCACAGTTCTTATTGATTTGGTATGCAAACATCAGCGAAGAGGGTATTTACTACACCTTTAGATTAGAACATTTTAAACCAATGTTTAGAGTAAATATTTTGATGAATTTCTTCTTGCCATTTTTAATCTTGATGATGAGAAATGCGAAAAGAAACCCCAAAGTGTTGTTGGTGGCTGGAACAATCATTTTGTTTGGCCATTGGTTAGACTTGTTTTTGATGATAATGCCGGGCGTGGTTGGAGAAACAGCTCATATCGGTCTTTTAGAGATTGGAATGACCATGGCTTTTGCGGGATTATTCATTTACTGGGTGTTGCACAATCTGTCAAGAAAGAATTTGTATGCGGCAAATCACCCATACCTACTTGAATCTGCAAACCACGATGTGGGAGTTTAA
- a CDS encoding WG repeat-containing protein, whose protein sequence is MNRLKFLSLVALLCCKSLLVLSQTLYPVFDGKKWGYIDGNGNQKIANQFDKASSFKYGFARVDIDSETFLINSQGKTLSVHGMNLHQLLQDKIIFNTNNQFGFCSYSGEILKTADFSEIEAINNGLWFLVKQNNLYGILDSSLQFIVEPIYQSITFSNRFDNFFFWCTHNEASKSGIYCVDSKLFLLGEFEDYMHVCNRQFVKQKKKWHPIDSASTVFDQTWEEIIDYNDYYSAIFKKDTILFYAPTNEAIDTNWGFVSTIFNNHLVINNNGVLKILLNGKYLPETLEYARVQSNYLQVSSNGIANLLDSNLVPLLPNVYSSVYLLNDDFIQVSTESGIGVFGFLAKKELIAPRMSQLSVSDNVIKGIDNDGNLWFFELENKRVVDSAEFTNHNTLESVRMGMDANASGIVNNLVNQSGVWFIEKSYWGLRSPSGEVWLKPQFSYHTAVEGSPFSFVFRQSYYSTKSSLFTTYCGIVDHTIGKIVVPLNYTYIDTKSLSDPNLNVFQARKASGEFVLIHKGNFKEQKYQSPFIDDFVNGRARIYLKGSIDYLQPPSYKNIDMALDFANKYNYSIAVLYQKASSFMYNRYRSSVMVTFVGGTWNYVDADGNLLLSRNDISFAEPFDPDNAVVYKWDTCALINRDGQYLTSFDNINIDRVSNDSGSLYKLTKWTDAYHYYNNKGQRINNSYSEGSKMHDGLALVKSDNASYVLKANGEMIKTEVPVYAFRKEFDNGLVPVRLNRGWGILDSNGSQINDKPYKNIAWCSGNYAAIKISEKKKSGKRKNGFIIIDTDGNPLNDEFYSKTFAFKGDVAIVANGNKKYGLINTAGETICKPKYRKMAYQKNESMILAKKHLWGVVGSNGEMIVKPRYKTVKIDQHAILAYRNKILTVYDPAGNKLKKIYNVSKYGAFADGRAMVQLKNKNGHTGYINQKGDWVIEPKFNYGTDFGNGLALVCLKREYHCIDTFGNILPKVNIQNRPRYSEGSILIYRNNVWEYLDAFGKPLCKMKFTFAEPFKNGLAKVKIGDYYGVINHFGDIVLPIEYTRIWIGDDNEITALKNHSYELIDGLGKKITTNTYDNITYDEATRIFTVFVGEIPEYLTFDGNWLWKKNAIAVSK, encoded by the coding sequence ATGAACAGGTTGAAGTTTTTGAGTTTGGTGGCACTGCTATGCTGCAAATCTCTTTTGGTGCTGTCGCAAACCTTATATCCAGTATTTGATGGGAAAAAGTGGGGCTATATTGATGGAAATGGGAATCAAAAAATTGCCAATCAATTCGACAAGGCATCTTCTTTTAAATATGGTTTTGCAAGGGTTGACATTGATTCGGAAACCTTTCTGATAAATTCACAGGGCAAAACACTTTCCGTGCATGGTATGAATCTGCACCAATTGTTGCAGGATAAAATTATCTTCAACACCAACAATCAATTTGGTTTTTGCAGCTACTCGGGAGAGATATTAAAAACAGCCGATTTCTCTGAAATTGAGGCGATTAACAATGGACTTTGGTTTTTGGTAAAGCAAAATAATCTTTACGGAATATTAGATTCTTCGTTGCAATTTATTGTCGAACCCATTTATCAATCCATCACATTTAGCAATCGTTTTGATAACTTTTTCTTTTGGTGTACGCACAACGAAGCCTCAAAATCAGGAATATACTGCGTCGATTCAAAATTATTTCTTTTGGGTGAATTTGAAGATTATATGCACGTCTGCAACAGGCAATTTGTTAAGCAAAAAAAGAAATGGCATCCAATAGATTCTGCGTCAACTGTTTTTGACCAGACTTGGGAGGAAATTATTGATTATAACGACTATTACTCGGCTATATTTAAAAAGGATACCATTCTTTTTTATGCACCTACAAACGAGGCCATCGACACCAACTGGGGTTTCGTGAGTACCATTTTCAACAACCATTTAGTTATTAACAACAATGGAGTACTCAAGATTCTGTTGAACGGAAAATATCTTCCGGAGACTTTAGAATATGCCCGAGTACAGAGCAATTATCTTCAGGTTTCGTCGAACGGAATTGCCAATTTGCTCGACTCAAATTTAGTTCCGTTGTTGCCCAATGTTTATAGCTCCGTTTATCTATTAAACGATGATTTTATTCAGGTGAGTACGGAAAGTGGCATTGGCGTTTTCGGGTTTTTGGCAAAAAAAGAATTGATAGCTCCCCGCATGAGCCAACTGAGTGTATCAGACAATGTTATTAAGGGTATTGATAACGATGGAAATCTTTGGTTTTTTGAGTTGGAAAACAAAAGGGTGGTTGATAGTGCCGAATTTACCAATCATAACACGCTCGAATCTGTGCGAATGGGAATGGATGCCAACGCCTCGGGCATCGTCAACAATCTTGTTAATCAGTCGGGGGTATGGTTTATCGAAAAATCATATTGGGGCTTGCGTTCACCCAGCGGTGAGGTATGGCTTAAACCTCAATTTTCCTACCATACTGCTGTTGAGGGGTCTCCCTTTTCGTTCGTTTTCCGTCAATCGTATTATTCCACAAAAAGCTCATTATTTACCACCTATTGCGGAATTGTGGATCACACCATCGGCAAAATTGTGGTTCCATTGAACTATACCTACATTGACACAAAATCGCTATCCGACCCAAATTTGAATGTTTTTCAGGCACGAAAGGCTTCTGGCGAATTTGTACTTATTCATAAAGGAAACTTTAAAGAACAAAAATATCAATCTCCTTTCATCGATGATTTTGTGAATGGACGGGCAAGAATTTACCTTAAAGGCTCCATTGATTACTTACAGCCGCCATCTTATAAAAACATTGACATGGCTCTTGATTTTGCAAATAAATACAACTACTCCATAGCCGTACTTTACCAAAAAGCAAGCTCATTCATGTACAATCGATATCGGTCGTCGGTAATGGTAACATTTGTGGGCGGTACTTGGAACTACGTGGATGCAGATGGCAATTTGCTTCTATCCCGAAATGACATATCGTTTGCAGAACCTTTCGACCCAGACAATGCAGTGGTTTACAAATGGGATACATGTGCCTTGATAAATAGAGACGGCCAATATCTTACCTCATTCGACAACATCAACATTGACCGAGTGTCTAACGACTCCGGAAGTTTATACAAATTAACCAAATGGACGGATGCCTACCATTATTATAACAACAAAGGTCAACGAATAAACAATTCCTACTCGGAGGGGAGTAAAATGCACGACGGGCTGGCTCTCGTAAAATCTGACAATGCTTCTTATGTTCTGAAAGCCAATGGAGAGATGATTAAAACAGAAGTTCCGGTTTATGCTTTCAGAAAAGAGTTTGACAATGGGCTTGTGCCGGTTCGATTAAATCGTGGGTGGGGCATTTTGGATAGCAACGGAAGCCAGATAAATGACAAACCCTATAAAAACATTGCTTGGTGTTCGGGCAATTATGCAGCCATCAAGATATCTGAAAAGAAAAAAAGTGGAAAACGAAAAAATGGTTTTATCATTATAGATACCGACGGAAATCCGTTGAATGACGAGTTTTATTCCAAAACCTTTGCCTTTAAAGGCGATGTGGCCATTGTGGCGAATGGAAATAAAAAATATGGTCTTATAAACACAGCGGGCGAAACAATATGCAAGCCCAAATACCGAAAAATGGCTTATCAAAAAAACGAATCAATGATTTTGGCCAAAAAACATTTGTGGGGGGTTGTTGGCTCAAATGGCGAAATGATTGTAAAACCACGATATAAAACTGTTAAAATAGACCAACACGCTATTCTTGCCTATCGAAATAAAATATTAACCGTTTATGACCCAGCAGGGAATAAATTGAAAAAGATTTACAATGTGTCGAAATACGGGGCATTTGCCGATGGCAGAGCAATGGTGCAGCTAAAAAATAAAAATGGCCATACCGGATACATCAACCAAAAAGGAGACTGGGTGATTGAACCAAAGTTTAACTACGGCACCGATTTTGGCAATGGGCTGGCTCTTGTGTGTCTGAAACGAGAATATCACTGCATCGATACTTTTGGGAATATTCTTCCGAAAGTCAATATTCAAAACCGCCCAAGATATTCGGAGGGTAGTATTTTAATTTATCGAAACAACGTTTGGGAGTATCTGGATGCATTTGGAAAACCCTTATGTAAAATGAAATTTACCTTTGCCGAACCCTTTAAAAATGGACTTGCCAAAGTAAAAATAGGTGACTATTACGGTGTGATAAATCATTTTGGAGATATTGTTCTACCCATAGAATACACTCGCATTTGGATTGGTGACGACAATGAGATTACTGCATTAAAAAACCATTCCTACGAGCTTATTGATGGCCTCGGAAAGAAGATTACCACAAACACTTACGACAATATAACGTATGACGAGGCCACTCGAATTTTTACAGTTTTTGTTGGCGAAATACCGGAATATCTGACTTTTGATGGCAATTGGCTGTGGAAGAAGAATGCTATAGCCGTTTCTAAATAA
- a CDS encoding FKBP-type peptidyl-prolyl cis-trans isomerase yields MKKAIFGLAIVAIGLSACKTGGKAVKLKNEVDSVSYAWAYAMVSNAQYMKSWDTLNVEVIAAAIKDYYEKGDSGMAISMNNVQSVLETYDSKKYNVVLQKNLDEGQKYWEANKGKEGVVTLDNGLQYKVITPGNGVKPQINDTAICHYTLRNVNGEVLQSSQEFGQPIRYTVGSGIQGWNEALPMMATGSKWELTVPANLAYGKRGNQSIPGNTTLIFEIELLDVVKGKNEAKK; encoded by the coding sequence ATGAAAAAAGCAATTTTTGGATTGGCCATAGTAGCTATCGGCTTATCGGCTTGCAAAACTGGAGGAAAAGCGGTAAAGCTAAAAAACGAAGTTGACAGCGTTTCGTATGCTTGGGCTTATGCAATGGTTTCTAATGCTCAGTACATGAAGAGCTGGGATACGTTGAATGTAGAAGTTATAGCAGCGGCCATTAAAGACTATTACGAAAAAGGAGATAGCGGAATGGCTATTTCAATGAACAATGTTCAGAGCGTTTTGGAAACATACGATTCTAAAAAATACAATGTTGTGTTGCAAAAGAACCTTGATGAAGGTCAAAAGTATTGGGAAGCCAACAAGGGAAAAGAAGGCGTTGTAACTTTAGACAATGGCTTACAATACAAAGTGATAACACCTGGGAATGGAGTAAAACCCCAAATAAACGACACAGCTATATGCCATTATACATTGCGAAACGTAAACGGCGAGGTATTGCAATCATCTCAAGAATTTGGCCAACCGATACGATATACTGTTGGAAGTGGTATTCAAGGATGGAATGAAGCCTTGCCAATGATGGCCACAGGTTCTAAATGGGAACTTACCGTTCCGGCTAATTTAGCTTACGGAAAAAGAGGCAACCAAAGCATACCCGGCAATACAACATTGATATTTGAAATTGAATTGTTGGATGTAGTAAAAGGAAAAAATGAAGCAAAAAAATAA